One Vicugna pacos chromosome 31, VicPac4, whole genome shotgun sequence genomic region harbors:
- the LOC140690673 gene encoding heat shock transcription factor, Y-linked-like, which produces MTHVSSEIQDVSHKDGPTVSGNSGRSLLCDQTFSGDLDLRSMIEENAFQTLSEESLIKRPCYTHCVSEPDEDNDFRSLTFPRKLWKMARSDQYQSIWWDDNGSYIVIDGDVFKKVVLERKAPFRIFETGSMRSLVRQLNLYGFSIVQQNFQRSAFLADFLAQGKEVSVLSKLQIYHNSNFKRVFPQLLIRIKRRVGIKNASLVSSLAEDFKKRHFIAGGDVDNHNSGFVADTSGESTFLPFAKLKMPLIRKPSTSHIIGDKTTPISGDFSAPSSMSVRPPEQIAVDQHATLNQLNIVHGHTQSRYTEANDRIMNFIKTTNSVSQNSILSPMQSNYFGLMVEPSAFPNGYHNISAKEGHFFKLQPGSNARFPVTVTADTSATSLSRPTHQPTSLYERHPNYKGPTRGLPVYAG; this is translated from the exons atgacacatgtttcttcagaaattcaagatgtgtctcataaagatggaccaactgtttcaggtaactctggtagatctctattgtgtgatcaaacattctctggggacttggacttaaggtctatgattgaagaaaatgcttttcagacattgtctgaagaatctttgataaaaagaccatgttacacacattgtgtctctgaaccagatgaagataatgattttcgttctctgacatttccaagaaaactctggaaaatggctaggagtGACCAATatcaatccatctggtgggatgataatggatcttacATAGTGATTGATggagatgtctttaagaaggtagttttggaaagaaaggcccctttcagaatatttgaaactggaagtatgagaagtttagttagacagcttaacctttatgggtttagtatagtgcagcagaattttcaaagatctgcttttctagctgactttctggcacaaggaaaagaagtctctgttttaagcaag ctgcagatctaccataattcaaattttaaacgagtctttccccagcttttaatcagaataaaaagaagagttgggattaaaaatgcctctctggtatcttcattggctgaagatttcaaaaagaggcACTTTATAGCAGGGGGtgatgtggataatcataattctggttttgtggctgacactagtggagaaagtacatttttaccttttgcaaaattaaaaatgcctctaattagaaagccctctactagccacataattggtgataaaactaccccgatcagtggtgatttttctgctccatcatcaatgtcagttagaccaccagaacaaattgcagtggatcagcatgctactttaaatcagttgaacattgtccacgggcacactcaaagcagatacactgaagcaaatgaccgtattatgaatttcattaaaactacaaattctgtttctcagaacagcatcttgtctccaatgcagagtaattattttggactgatggtggagccttctgcttttccaaatggatatcacaacatatctgccaaagaaggtcatttttttaaacttcaaccagggagcaacgcacggtttccagtgacagtgacagctgatacatcagctacctctctttcaaggccaactcatcagccaacttcactttatgaacgtcatcctaattacaagggacctaccagaggactaccagtttatgcaggataa